From the Metamycoplasma hominis ATCC 23114 genome, one window contains:
- the lgt gene encoding prolipoprotein diacylglyceryl transferase, whose protein sequence is MQVKDWAGIQLKLGPMNVYSLTMMLGMLTAILTVYFFWRREKYTFEQLTILVFIALPTAIIGARFVFVIQQLIEHKGWADGPWYNAFFIWKGGLSIHGGVITATICCILYILFSKNKNRIDLKKAITIILPAVLIGQAIGRWGNFANHEVYGGVMEKGSVAFEILPKLIRDHMFIDGKYRYPLFFYESIANLAAYIILVWILNNWNWLRPGTTGGLYIVYYGIIRFGMEPLRDGSYTIYKVISALYIIVGLVLTVMFEFVIKLNYNVYKVNTYNNEKLSKFFYFIVYEPKNSNSFAFKKSTTKNQIETKTAA, encoded by the coding sequence ATGCAAGTTAAAGATTGAGCGGGAATTCAATTAAAATTAGGCCCAATGAATGTTTATTCCTTAACAATGATGTTAGGAATGCTCACTGCTATATTGACTGTTTATTTTTTCTGAAGAAGAGAAAAATATACTTTCGAACAACTAACAATTTTGGTATTTATAGCACTTCCTACTGCTATTATCGGAGCTAGATTTGTATTCGTTATTCAACAACTAATTGAACATAAAGGTTGGGCAGATGGTCCTTGGTATAATGCATTCTTTATTTGAAAGGGTGGACTATCAATACATGGTGGTGTCATAACTGCTACAATTTGTTGTATTCTTTATATTCTATTTTCAAAAAATAAAAATAGAATTGATTTGAAAAAAGCAATTACTATAATTTTACCAGCGGTATTAATTGGACAAGCAATTGGACGTTGGGGAAACTTCGCAAACCATGAAGTTTATGGTGGCGTTATGGAAAAAGGCTCTGTTGCATTTGAAATATTGCCAAAATTAATTAGGGATCACATGTTTATTGATGGAAAATACCGTTATCCTTTGTTCTTCTATGAATCAATTGCAAACTTAGCTGCTTATATTATCTTAGTTTGAATATTGAATAATTGAAATTGATTACGTCCAGGAACTACTGGTGGTTTATATATTGTTTATTATGGAATAATTCGTTTCGGAATGGAACCTTTACGTGATGGCAGTTATACTATTTATAAAGTAATTTCTGCTTTATATATAATAGTTGGTTTGGTATTGACTGTAATGTTTGAATTCGTTATAAAATTGAATTACAATGTTTATAAAGTTAATACATATAATAACGAAAAGCTTTCAAAATTCTTTTACTTTATAGTTTATGAACCTAAAAATTCAAACTCATTTGCATTTAAAAAATCTACTACTAAAAATCAAATAGAAACTAAAACAGCAGCTTAA
- the uvrA gene encoding excinuclease ABC subunit UvrA, translated as MNDKIIIKGARENNLKNINLDIPRNKFVVFTGVSGSGKSSLAFNTIYEEGRRRYVDSLSNYAKQFLGGTKKPNVDSIEGLSPAISIEQKTVHVNPRSIVGTVTEIYDYLRLLYARVAKPFCPNHKIEITAQKTKDIISNIYKNPLGSTIYILAPLVNNQKGSHQVLLNKLKRDGFIKVLINDEIYFLENVDSINLDKNKRWNIDLFIDRVRLSNDDDIKSRISSAIEVALEQSNGLISTIVNETKKNTYSIHHSCSFGDFDMPKIEPKLFSFNSPAGMCPECKGLGVIQKASFDLICPDRQLSINEGAIKYYRNFMNTYNLEWQEFDKLLNYYHIDKDQPIDSLSSFELDIIQHGSQEEISYVLLSESGTKREKFQVIEGIVDKLQRKYFDTKSLEARAYYSKYIGDITCPSCHGKRLNKYALSCKILDLDIYEICNKSLGDLAIILERLQLSDLEKEITSLILSELKHRIKFLIDVGLKYLTLNRKAETLSGGEAQRIRLATQIGSNLTGILYVLDEPSIGLHQKDNEKLLSSLRKMVELGNSLIVVEHDEETIRQADYIVDIGVQAGEHGGNIVACGNVENIIACKQSLTGQYLSKERQIEVPKFRRSGNGKTLTLKNAKLNNLKNIKVTFPLGKFIAITGVSGSGKSTLINDELVGSLNKYLLDQYYDIQRDNKLIGQTNIDKLIQIDQNPIGRTPRSNPATYTGVFDDIREIFANTEESKIRGYTKSRFSFNVPGGRCDKCEGDGVIKIAMHFLPDVYVTCDHCNGKRYNQETLEIKYHGKSIGDVLDMTIEKAYALFINKSQIKEKLQVLLDVGLGYIKLGQNATTLSGGEAQRVKLATYLQKKPTGKSLYVLDEPTTGLHPYDISNLLIVLNRIVDNGDTVIVIEHNLDLIKCADHIIDLGPDGGDEGGKVICSGTPEQVSKCENSYTGQYLVKLL; from the coding sequence ATGAACGATAAAATAATAATAAAAGGTGCTAGAGAGAATAATTTAAAGAATATTAATTTAGATATTCCTCGTAACAAATTTGTGGTTTTTACTGGTGTCAGTGGCTCTGGTAAAAGTTCTTTAGCATTTAATACAATCTATGAAGAAGGCAGACGTAGGTATGTTGATAGCCTTTCTAATTATGCAAAACAATTTTTAGGTGGTACTAAAAAACCTAATGTTGATAGCATTGAAGGATTGAGCCCAGCAATTTCTATTGAGCAAAAAACAGTACATGTTAATCCCAGAAGTATAGTTGGTACTGTTACTGAAATTTATGATTATTTAAGATTACTATATGCAAGAGTGGCAAAACCTTTTTGTCCAAATCACAAAATTGAAATTACTGCTCAAAAAACAAAAGACATTATTTCTAACATTTATAAAAACCCATTAGGATCAACAATATACATATTAGCCCCATTAGTAAATAACCAAAAGGGAAGCCACCAAGTATTACTTAATAAACTAAAAAGAGATGGCTTTATAAAAGTTTTAATAAATGATGAGATTTATTTCTTAGAAAATGTTGATTCAATTAATCTAGATAAAAATAAACGTTGAAATATTGATCTGTTTATTGATAGAGTTAGATTATCAAATGATGATGATATAAAATCAAGAATATCAAGTGCAATTGAGGTTGCATTGGAGCAATCTAATGGTTTAATTTCAACTATTGTTAATGAAACTAAAAAGAATACCTATTCAATACATCATAGTTGCAGTTTTGGCGACTTTGATATGCCAAAAATTGAACCCAAATTATTCTCGTTTAATTCTCCAGCTGGAATGTGTCCTGAATGCAAAGGACTTGGTGTTATTCAAAAGGCAAGCTTTGATTTAATTTGTCCCGATAGACAGCTTTCTATAAATGAGGGGGCAATAAAGTATTATAGAAATTTCATGAATACTTACAATTTAGAATGGCAAGAATTTGACAAGCTATTAAATTATTATCATATTGATAAAGATCAACCTATTGATTCTTTATCTTCTTTTGAACTAGATATTATTCAACATGGGTCGCAAGAAGAAATATCATATGTGTTATTATCTGAAAGTGGTACAAAACGCGAGAAGTTTCAAGTTATTGAAGGTATTGTTGATAAATTACAAAGGAAGTATTTTGATACAAAATCACTAGAAGCTAGGGCTTATTATAGTAAATACATTGGAGATATTACTTGTCCTTCATGCCATGGAAAGCGTTTAAATAAGTATGCGCTGTCTTGCAAAATTCTAGATCTAGATATATATGAAATTTGCAATAAGTCGCTTGGAGATTTAGCAATTATTTTAGAAAGATTGCAGTTAAGTGATTTAGAAAAAGAAATTACTTCTTTAATTTTGTCTGAATTGAAACATAGAATTAAATTTTTAATTGATGTTGGCTTAAAGTATTTAACATTGAATAGAAAAGCTGAGACATTAAGCGGTGGTGAAGCTCAAAGAATTAGATTAGCAACACAAATTGGCTCTAATCTAACAGGTATTTTATATGTTTTAGATGAACCTTCAATTGGCTTACATCAAAAAGATAATGAAAAATTGTTAAGCTCTTTAAGAAAAATGGTTGAATTAGGTAATAGTTTAATTGTTGTTGAACATGATGAAGAAACAATTAGACAAGCAGATTATATAGTTGATATTGGTGTTCAAGCAGGCGAACATGGTGGAAATATTGTTGCATGCGGAAATGTTGAAAATATAATTGCATGTAAGCAAAGCCTAACTGGCCAATATTTGTCAAAAGAAAGACAAATAGAGGTGCCAAAATTTAGGCGGAGTGGAAATGGCAAAACATTGACATTAAAAAATGCAAAATTAAATAATTTAAAAAATATTAAAGTTACTTTTCCATTAGGAAAATTTATTGCAATTACTGGAGTGAGTGGTTCTGGAAAATCTACATTAATAAACGATGAACTAGTCGGGAGTCTTAATAAATATCTATTAGATCAATATTATGATATTCAAAGAGATAATAAACTAATTGGCCAAACTAACATTGATAAATTAATTCAAATTGATCAAAATCCAATTGGGCGTACTCCTAGATCAAATCCTGCAACATATACCGGTGTTTTTGATGATATTAGAGAAATTTTTGCAAATACCGAAGAAAGTAAAATTAGAGGATATACAAAATCAAGATTTTCATTCAATGTTCCAGGTGGGCGTTGTGATAAATGCGAAGGCGATGGTGTAATCAAAATTGCTATGCATTTTTTGCCCGATGTTTATGTGACATGTGACCATTGCAACGGGAAACGTTATAATCAAGAAACGCTAGAAATAAAATATCATGGTAAAAGTATTGGCGATGTTTTGGATATGACAATCGAAAAAGCCTATGCATTATTTATAAACAAGAGCCAAATTAAAGAAAAATTGCAAGTTTTATTAGATGTTGGACTTGGCTATATTAAATTAGGCCAAAATGCTACGACATTAAGCGGTGGTGAAGCTCAAAGGGTAAAATTAGCAACATACCTACAAAAAAAGCCAACAGGCAAATCTTTATATGTATTAGATGAACCAACAACTGGATTACATCCTTACGATATCTCTAATTTATTAATAGTATTAAATAGAATAGTGGACAATGGCGATACAGTAATTGTAATTGAACATAATTTGGATTTAATTAAATGTGCTGATCATATTATTGATTTAGGCCCTGATGGTGGGGACGAAGGAGGAAAAGTTATTTGCTCAGGAACACCTGAACAGGTCTCAAAATGTGAAAATTCGTACACGGGGCAATATTTAGTAAAACTTTTATAG